The following are encoded in a window of Candidatus Binatia bacterium genomic DNA:
- a CDS encoding thiolase family protein: protein MQDVYVVAVGMIPFGKYPDKGIKDLTAMVMRNLFNHSPVKQEQLEAAWMSNAGWGMSTGQHCIRGQVALCPLGIGEIPIMNVENACAGGSSAFHGAWLGVAAGAYEVALAIGAEKTFVPPDADPETRKKGFNSFLAGTDVEVTTKLIEMMQAQAEEQRRQLEQSGELKKKGEGGGARSPFMDIYAMASRAHMSRYGTTQRQLAVIAAKNHYHGSLNPDAQYRMTMTVEEVLDDRLVSHPLTRAMCAPMGDGAAAAILVSAGYLKRLRDARPVKVCASVLASGSAKPGNHAKIAVEKSYHMAGVGPDDIDTAEVHDATAFGELVQTENLGFCKEGEGGPYAESGATKLGGARPVNPSGGLECRGHPIGATGLAQIAEIVYQLRGDAGARQVAHAHLGLTENGGGFIGMGEAAIAIHILEGSSRA, encoded by the coding sequence ATGCAAGACGTTTATGTTGTTGCCGTCGGCATGATCCCATTCGGGAAGTATCCCGACAAAGGGATCAAGGACCTCACCGCGATGGTGATGCGGAACCTCTTCAACCACAGTCCGGTGAAGCAGGAACAGCTCGAAGCGGCGTGGATGTCCAATGCCGGCTGGGGCATGTCCACGGGTCAACATTGTATTCGCGGCCAAGTGGCACTGTGCCCACTGGGGATCGGGGAGATTCCCATCATGAATGTGGAGAACGCCTGCGCCGGCGGATCGTCGGCATTTCATGGCGCCTGGCTCGGCGTGGCGGCGGGTGCCTACGAGGTAGCGTTGGCGATCGGGGCCGAGAAGACGTTCGTCCCTCCCGACGCTGACCCCGAGACCCGCAAGAAAGGTTTCAACAGCTTTCTGGCCGGTACCGACGTCGAAGTCACTACCAAGCTGATCGAGATGATGCAGGCCCAAGCGGAAGAGCAGCGCCGGCAGCTGGAACAGAGCGGCGAGCTCAAGAAGAAAGGCGAGGGCGGTGGAGCGCGCAGCCCGTTCATGGACATTTACGCGATGGCCAGCCGCGCCCATATGAGCCGTTACGGAACCACACAACGTCAGCTCGCCGTGATCGCCGCCAAGAACCACTACCACGGATCGCTCAATCCGGACGCCCAATACCGGATGACGATGACGGTGGAGGAAGTCCTCGACGACCGGCTGGTCTCGCATCCGCTTACACGGGCGATGTGTGCTCCGATGGGAGATGGTGCGGCGGCCGCCATCCTGGTGTCGGCGGGATATCTCAAGCGCCTGCGAGATGCGCGCCCCGTCAAGGTGTGCGCCTCCGTCCTCGCCTCCGGCAGTGCCAAACCCGGCAATCACGCCAAGATCGCCGTGGAGAAGTCCTACCACATGGCCGGTGTCGGCCCAGACGACATCGATACCGCCGAAGTGCACGACGCCACCGCATTCGGTGAGCTGGTGCAGACCGAGAACCTCGGCTTCTGCAAAGAAGGCGAGGGCGGGCCCTACGCCGAGTCGGGTGCCACCAAGCTCGGGGGCGCTCGACCTGTCAATCCCAGCGGCGGTCTGGAGTGCCGCGGGCATCCTATCGGCGCAACCGGCTTGGCGCAGATTGCGGAAATCGTTTACCAGCTCCGCGGCGATGCGGGAGCGCGCCAGGTGGCGCACGCGCACCTCGGCCTTACCGAGAACGGCGGTGGCTTCATCGGCATGGGCGAGGCCGCCATCGCCATCCATATCCTCGAAGGATCCTCTCGCGCGTAA
- a CDS encoding sulfotransferase, producing MIMYFDFHTYFRMLRLARKEENRAGRRRLFFILLVLVPVVATFHAICFFLDNILFPGLRQVEVRTPVFIVGHARSGTTLMHRLMSKDGERFSFFLLYELFLPSLLQKKAIRFLAACDRRFLGARIEKNIQAWEERKFAATQDMHATGLTAPEEDDFIHTFSCASGFWIVLLPYMGLLDFYYVDQRPPQSRRRLMNFYKECVKRQLYLNGADKIHLSKNPTFSGRVESLIETFPDARIVVLMRNPYETIPSLLKLMQRSWQLRGWDGAQMNRSLRALADQSFHTYKYPLEVLARHPNTKQAIVDYRELVAQPKRTVEAVYAQLGFPMSSEFSQVLTAEEQRAKSHETTHTYSLDEFGLKSDEIHAALADLFERYGWDADAPQPATSKGAR from the coding sequence ATGATCATGTACTTTGATTTCCATACCTACTTCCGCATGCTGCGTTTGGCCCGCAAGGAGGAAAACCGCGCCGGGCGGCGGCGCCTGTTCTTCATCCTCCTCGTCCTCGTGCCCGTGGTGGCGACCTTTCACGCCATCTGCTTCTTCCTCGACAACATCCTCTTTCCCGGCCTGCGCCAGGTCGAAGTGCGCACCCCCGTATTCATCGTCGGCCACGCCCGCAGCGGCACCACCCTCATGCACCGCCTGATGAGCAAGGACGGCGAACGCTTCAGCTTCTTTCTGCTGTACGAGCTCTTCCTGCCGTCGCTCCTGCAAAAGAAGGCGATCCGCTTCCTCGCCGCCTGCGATCGGCGCTTCCTCGGCGCGCGTATCGAAAAGAACATCCAGGCATGGGAGGAGCGCAAGTTCGCCGCCACGCAGGACATGCACGCCACCGGCCTCACGGCGCCGGAGGAGGACGATTTCATCCACACCTTCTCCTGCGCCTCGGGCTTTTGGATCGTCCTGCTGCCCTACATGGGCCTGCTCGATTTCTACTACGTCGATCAGCGCCCGCCGCAGAGCCGCCGCCGCCTCATGAACTTCTATAAGGAATGCGTCAAGCGGCAGCTCTACCTGAACGGCGCCGACAAGATCCACCTGAGCAAGAACCCCACGTTCTCGGGCCGGGTCGAAAGCCTCATCGAGACGTTTCCCGACGCGCGCATCGTGGTCCTGATGCGCAACCCTTATGAAACGATTCCGAGCTTGCTGAAGCTGATGCAGCGGTCCTGGCAGCTGCGCGGCTGGGACGGCGCGCAGATGAACCGCTCGCTGCGGGCGCTCGCCGATCAATCCTTCCACACCTACAAGTATCCGCTGGAAGTCTTGGCCCGGCACCCGAACACCAAGCAGGCGATCGTCGACTATCGCGAGCTCGTCGCGCAGCCCAAGCGCACCGTCGAGGCGGTGTACGCGCAGCTCGGATTCCCCATGTCGTCCGAGTTCAGCCAGGTGCTGACTGCGGAGGAGCAGCGGGCGAAGTCCCACGAGACCACCCACACCTATAGCCTCGATGAGTTCGGCCT